One region of Azoarcus sp. CIB genomic DNA includes:
- a CDS encoding PDDEXK nuclease domain-containing protein, with the protein MSDQPSLPQTLLAALRELIAQGRQRALRAVDMVQVQTCWEIGRHIVEFEQGGEHRAAYGKKLLSGLAENLTREFGKGFDASNLRYMRLFYQAFPMCDALRHELSWTHYRTLLRVESADARLWYMNEAAAQNWSSRALERQIGTLYYERLLLSEDKPALAAEADAKLQALKQAPREFIRDPVMLEFLGFPGSGKLLESTLEQALMDKLQAFLLELGKGFAFVARQQRISTESKDFYIDLVFYNYLLKCFVLIDLKTHELTHQDIGQMDMYVRMYDELKRGPDDNPTVGILLCEYKDHSVVRYSVLHESEQLFASKYRLILPSEEELRCEIERERAILDEAQDTAQNIPGKGLA; encoded by the coding sequence ATGAGCGATCAACCCAGCCTCCCGCAAACCCTGCTCGCCGCGCTGCGCGAGCTGATCGCACAGGGCCGCCAACGTGCCTTGCGGGCTGTGGACATGGTGCAGGTGCAGACCTGCTGGGAAATCGGCCGGCACATCGTCGAATTCGAACAGGGCGGCGAGCATCGTGCTGCCTACGGCAAAAAGCTGCTGTCCGGTCTGGCGGAAAACCTGACCCGCGAATTTGGCAAAGGCTTTGATGCCTCGAATTTGCGTTACATGCGGCTGTTTTATCAGGCCTTCCCGATGTGTGACGCACTGCGTCACGAATTGAGCTGGACTCACTACCGCACGCTATTGCGCGTCGAGAGCGCCGACGCCCGGCTGTGGTACATGAACGAAGCCGCCGCGCAAAACTGGAGTTCCCGCGCCTTGGAACGCCAGATCGGCACCTTGTATTACGAACGCCTGCTGCTGAGCGAAGACAAGCCGGCGCTGGCTGCCGAAGCCGATGCCAAGCTGCAAGCCCTGAAACAAGCACCGCGCGAATTCATCCGTGACCCGGTGATGCTGGAATTCCTCGGCTTCCCGGGTAGCGGCAAGCTGCTGGAGTCGACGCTGGAACAGGCCTTGATGGATAAATTGCAGGCTTTCCTGCTGGAACTGGGCAAGGGCTTTGCCTTTGTCGCCCGTCAGCAACGCATCAGCACCGAAAGCAAGGATTTCTACATTGATCTGGTGTTCTACAACTACCTGCTCAAGTGTTTTGTGCTGATCGACCTGAAAACCCATGAGCTGACGCATCAGGACATCGGGCAGATGGATATGTATGTCCGCATGTACGACGAGCTCAAACGCGGCCCGGATGACAACCCGACCGTCGGCATCCTGCTCTGCGAGTACAAGGATCACTCCGTGGTGCGCTACTCGGTGCTACACGAGAGCGAGCAGTTGTTCGCCAGCAAATATCGCCTGATCCTGCCCAGTGAAGAAGAGCTGCGCTGCGAGATCGAACGCGAGCGGGCGATCCTGGACGAAGCCCAAGACACTGCACAGAACATTCCGGGAAAAGGGCTGGCATGA
- a CDS encoding DUF6094 domain-containing protein codes for MALIFPRLARNFVKNGYYPTDQATLERIVAALDVAGNALRILDPCCGEGAALHQVREALTGCGAAVQAFGVEFDAERAWHAKSVLDLAIHADIQDVVVTPGSIGLLFLNPPYGDAVADRAQTGDKGPDRLEKIFFRRTFQTLAFGGVLVLIVPYYVLDAEFAGLLARNFERIRFHMAPEQQFKQCVVFGVRRRSDRPESRTVSALIAAGKGEAFDQVLPECWTDEPYAVPEIAGGEGRFHAVRIDAAQLAAEVARLHAHSLWPLFRTHFGVTKGAHRPPLTAMGRWHLALALAAGHAHGIVTAGNGRTLLIKGDTYKDKVRSVELSEGPDGTVSETVILTDRFVPVIRGIDFTPGPGFGSIVTIQ; via the coding sequence ATGGCCCTGATATTCCCGCGCCTGGCGCGCAATTTCGTGAAGAACGGCTACTACCCGACCGACCAAGCGACGCTCGAGCGGATTGTCGCCGCCCTCGATGTAGCAGGCAATGCGCTACGGATCCTGGATCCGTGCTGCGGCGAAGGCGCTGCGCTCCACCAAGTCAGGGAAGCGCTGACTGGATGCGGTGCCGCCGTTCAGGCATTCGGCGTCGAGTTCGATGCCGAGCGCGCCTGGCATGCGAAATCCGTCCTGGACCTTGCGATTCATGCCGACATCCAGGACGTCGTCGTAACACCCGGGTCCATTGGTCTCTTGTTTCTGAATCCGCCCTATGGCGACGCGGTGGCGGACCGGGCGCAGACCGGCGACAAAGGGCCGGACCGACTCGAGAAGATCTTCTTCCGGCGGACCTTTCAAACCCTTGCGTTCGGAGGCGTCCTCGTTCTCATCGTGCCCTACTACGTGCTCGACGCGGAGTTCGCAGGCCTTCTCGCGCGCAACTTCGAGCGCATTCGCTTCCACATGGCCCCGGAGCAGCAGTTCAAGCAGTGCGTGGTGTTCGGCGTTCGACGCCGTTCGGATCGGCCGGAATCGCGCACCGTGTCGGCGCTCATCGCTGCCGGTAAGGGCGAAGCATTCGATCAGGTATTGCCCGAGTGCTGGACCGACGAGCCGTACGCCGTTCCGGAGATTGCAGGTGGGGAGGGCCGCTTTCACGCGGTCCGCATCGACGCCGCCCAACTCGCGGCCGAGGTGGCGCGACTGCATGCGCATAGTCTCTGGCCGCTGTTCCGGACTCACTTCGGTGTTACGAAAGGCGCCCACCGTCCGCCCTTGACTGCAATGGGGCGGTGGCACCTGGCTTTGGCGCTGGCGGCCGGTCATGCTCACGGAATCGTGACCGCCGGCAACGGTCGCACCCTGTTGATCAAGGGCGACACGTACAAGGATAAGGTCCGCTCCGTCGAGCTTTCGGAGGGCCCGGATGGGACCGTCAGTGAAACCGTCATTCTTACCGATCGGTTCGTGCCCGTGATACGCGGGATCGACTTCACCCCAGGGCCCGGGTTCGGGTCCATCGTCACGATCCAATAG
- a CDS encoding DUF3275 family protein: protein MSITVEGTLNIKRIKGANGPFCVGDLLTDIGEFRVKDPILDQFEEGSYTGRYIIQRIFPWSYASNGRLVLEIRARLADLHVQSGTERSLPEAPMEPDPADEVLAQTARPGAGNGELEGSGAPERGQEGAAPPALPTTDPDESPDLALFGDELHGLVAARQPVKLDPTIDDRRRFREQRNRLKSGLQYGFVPEEQVWYPEESDRYRAYLAAKADAS from the coding sequence GTGAGCATCACTGTCGAAGGCACGCTGAACATCAAGCGCATCAAGGGGGCCAATGGTCCGTTCTGTGTCGGCGATCTGCTGACCGATATCGGCGAGTTTCGTGTCAAGGACCCGATCCTCGATCAGTTCGAGGAAGGGAGCTACACGGGGCGCTATATCATTCAGCGCATCTTCCCCTGGTCCTATGCCAGCAACGGTCGGCTCGTGTTGGAGATCCGCGCCCGACTCGCCGATCTGCACGTTCAAAGCGGCACGGAAAGGAGTTTGCCCGAGGCCCCGATGGAACCCGATCCCGCTGACGAGGTCTTGGCGCAGACTGCGCGTCCGGGTGCTGGGAATGGCGAGTTGGAGGGAAGCGGTGCGCCCGAACGAGGACAGGAGGGCGCGGCTCCGCCGGCATTGCCCACCACGGATCCGGACGAATCGCCCGATCTCGCGCTCTTCGGCGACGAGCTCCACGGGCTGGTCGCGGCGCGCCAACCGGTGAAGCTCGATCCGACGATCGATGACCGCCGGCGCTTCCGGGAGCAGCGCAATCGGCTGAAGTCCGGACTCCAATACGGCTTTGTGCCGGAAGAGCAGGTCTGGTATCCGGAGGAATCCGATCGGTATCGGGCCTACCTGGCCGCGAAGGCGGACGCATCGTAG
- a CDS encoding DUF3577 domain-containing protein — protein sequence MSESTQVASKTAPEKEHFDLHTKGCGYLGRVRWVKPRGGGRRAEPFLACAINAVHGSVTEPAYTYFDLRVVGAECAELVERFKQDVQNDRKVFVSFRVGDIYPHLYYADVKDSETGAPGKEPRVIIKGRLLLLTHVKVDGQTVYERPKTTDVQPAAESAHLERTGTSG from the coding sequence ATGTCCGAATCCACGCAAGTTGCTTCCAAGACCGCTCCCGAGAAGGAGCATTTCGACCTGCATACCAAGGGATGCGGCTATTTGGGCCGGGTCCGGTGGGTGAAGCCGCGCGGTGGTGGCCGTCGAGCCGAGCCCTTTCTCGCATGCGCAATCAACGCTGTTCACGGGTCCGTCACGGAACCGGCGTACACGTACTTTGACCTCAGAGTGGTCGGTGCCGAGTGTGCCGAGCTCGTTGAACGCTTCAAGCAGGATGTCCAGAACGACCGCAAGGTCTTTGTGTCATTCCGCGTGGGTGACATCTACCCACATCTCTACTATGCCGACGTCAAGGATTCCGAAACCGGTGCGCCCGGCAAGGAACCGCGAGTCATCATCAAGGGCCGGCTGCTACTGCTGACGCACGTCAAGGTGGACGGCCAAACGGTCTACGAACGCCCGAAGACAACGGATGTTCAGCCAGCGGCCGAAAGCGCTCACCTGGAGCGCACCGGCACCAGCGGGTGA
- a CDS encoding DNA-binding protein, giving the protein MPREASITYAQVAAIADGIKAAGGKPTPRQIRERHGSGSLGTIHKLFQRWEGNQPPSIEAGSALPPALQRTILDFVTQERATARADLDAKLSDMQAAADELAAENERQSGHIETLESALQTSQEEKAALAGKIEQMETDLSAARDEAARERHAAEATRTELAKAHVRLDTIPVLEKDNERLRSAVDAERDARTNAERLAAIAEAKAAGLSERLADSQARHTREVANLDSQLQDQKQRNTNLEADLSEMRKESRDLAARLAQATGELEALRTQNAGHLDVIKGFTAQGTVTGAS; this is encoded by the coding sequence ATGCCTCGGGAAGCCAGCATCACGTACGCGCAGGTGGCGGCCATCGCCGATGGGATCAAGGCCGCCGGCGGGAAGCCCACCCCACGCCAAATCCGCGAGCGTCACGGCAGCGGCAGCCTCGGCACCATCCATAAGCTGTTCCAACGATGGGAAGGCAACCAGCCGCCATCCATCGAAGCAGGTTCAGCCCTCCCCCCTGCGCTGCAACGGACGATTCTCGACTTCGTGACGCAGGAACGGGCAACGGCTCGGGCCGACCTCGACGCCAAACTGTCCGACATGCAAGCGGCCGCCGACGAGCTCGCCGCCGAGAACGAGCGCCAGAGCGGCCACATCGAGACGCTGGAAAGCGCCCTGCAGACGTCTCAGGAAGAGAAGGCAGCGCTCGCCGGAAAAATCGAGCAGATGGAGACCGATCTCTCCGCCGCAAGAGACGAAGCCGCCCGTGAGCGCCACGCAGCCGAGGCCACCCGCACCGAGTTAGCCAAGGCACATGTCCGACTCGACACTATCCCCGTCCTCGAAAAGGACAACGAGCGGCTACGAAGTGCGGTAGACGCCGAGCGCGACGCTCGCACCAATGCCGAACGTCTGGCCGCGATCGCAGAGGCGAAGGCCGCAGGCCTCAGCGAGCGTCTGGCGGATAGCCAAGCCCGCCACACGCGTGAAGTGGCGAACCTCGACAGCCAGCTACAGGACCAAAAGCAGCGAAACACGAACCTCGAGGCTGATCTGTCGGAGATGCGCAAGGAGTCCCGCGACCTGGCCGCTCGCCTCGCTCAGGCGACAGGCGAGCTGGAAGCGCTGCGCACTCAGAACGCCGGCCATCTGGATGTCATCAAGGGCTTCACCGCGCAAGGCACCGTAACGGGCGCGTCGTAA
- a CDS encoding DUF4224 domain-containing protein, with amino-acid sequence MFLTKDELRNLTGYQKPSLQKRWLTDRGWPYEENAAGDPKVLRSIVEKRMGGSTASTHRRQGPDLGAIL; translated from the coding sequence ATGTTCCTGACCAAGGACGAACTCCGCAACCTCACCGGCTACCAGAAGCCGTCACTGCAAAAGCGTTGGCTCACGGATCGTGGCTGGCCATACGAGGAGAACGCAGCTGGCGATCCAAAAGTCCTGCGCTCAATCGTCGAGAAGCGCATGGGCGGTTCAACTGCATCTACCCATCGCAGACAAGGCCCCGATCTCGGAGCTATTCTGTAA
- a CDS encoding tyrosine-type recombinase/integrase, with amino-acid sequence MMGRPRKIDLNLPPRMYLKGRSYWYAAKGGWINLGRDLSIARTKWAELENTNAPKETMSGVIGRYLREVVPQKAASTQAGNKLEASTLTKVFGQMKPADITPADVWDFMQVRGQKSKVRANRERSLLQDVMRHAIMWGHCRDNPVREVKPFKEMPRTRYVTDVEFDAVKKVAPPLVAAMMDLARLTGQRRGDLLALRRDAITAEGLLITQGKTARSRPVQICIGWTPALRAAVDALKDLERPIASTRLVTSRDGSPMTVEGWKTAWQRTMDKATAPGPNGEPPILAERFHFHDLRAKTVTELKEAGRDARTLSGHASDAMIEKVYDRRRVKKATPLE; translated from the coding sequence ATGATGGGACGCCCGCGCAAAATTGATCTCAACCTGCCGCCCCGCATGTATCTCAAAGGGCGGTCGTATTGGTACGCCGCTAAGGGCGGCTGGATCAATCTCGGCCGCGACCTGTCGATCGCGCGCACGAAGTGGGCGGAGCTGGAGAACACGAACGCCCCCAAGGAAACGATGTCGGGCGTCATCGGTCGATACCTGCGCGAAGTCGTCCCGCAGAAGGCCGCGAGCACGCAGGCGGGGAATAAACTGGAAGCCTCCACTCTGACGAAGGTGTTCGGACAGATGAAGCCCGCCGACATCACCCCAGCCGACGTGTGGGACTTCATGCAGGTGCGCGGCCAGAAGTCGAAGGTGCGAGCCAATCGCGAACGCTCCCTTCTGCAGGACGTCATGCGGCACGCCATCATGTGGGGCCATTGCCGCGACAATCCAGTGCGCGAGGTGAAGCCGTTCAAGGAAATGCCGCGCACGCGCTACGTCACCGACGTGGAATTCGACGCCGTGAAGAAGGTTGCGCCTCCCCTCGTCGCGGCAATGATGGATCTCGCGCGCCTCACCGGACAGCGCCGCGGCGATCTCCTTGCTCTACGCCGCGATGCGATTACCGCAGAGGGCCTCCTGATCACGCAAGGCAAGACCGCACGGAGTCGCCCGGTGCAAATCTGCATCGGCTGGACGCCTGCACTACGTGCTGCGGTCGATGCGCTGAAGGACCTCGAACGCCCCATTGCGAGCACGCGGCTCGTGACGAGCCGCGACGGATCGCCGATGACGGTCGAAGGCTGGAAGACGGCGTGGCAGCGAACGATGGACAAGGCCACCGCGCCTGGACCGAACGGCGAGCCGCCGATCCTTGCCGAGCGGTTCCACTTCCACGACCTGCGCGCGAAGACGGTAACAGAATTGAAGGAAGCGGGCCGGGATGCGCGCACCCTTTCCGGCCATGCGTCCGATGCAATGATCGAAAAGGTCTATGACCGGCGCAGGGTAAAGAAAGCGACTCCGCTGGAATAA
- the dksA gene encoding RNA polymerase-binding protein DksA, whose amino-acid sequence MPDDTLQKQFPPYVPEKGEEYMSEKQMAHFRDMLESVKRELAGDIERTVHTMQDEATAFADPNDRASQESDIALELRNRDRERKLIKKIDEAIGRINAGEYGYCDSCGVEIGLKRLEARPTATLCIDCKTLEEMRERQVAK is encoded by the coding sequence ATGCCGGACGATACACTGCAGAAACAGTTCCCGCCGTACGTCCCCGAAAAGGGCGAGGAATACATGAGCGAGAAGCAGATGGCCCACTTCCGCGACATGCTGGAATCGGTAAAACGGGAGCTGGCTGGCGATATCGAGCGCACCGTTCATACAATGCAGGACGAGGCCACCGCATTCGCCGACCCCAATGATCGTGCCAGCCAGGAGTCGGACATTGCGCTTGAATTGCGCAACCGCGACCGCGAGCGCAAGCTGATCAAGAAGATCGACGAGGCCATTGGCCGCATCAATGCCGGCGAATATGGCTATTGCGACAGCTGTGGCGTGGAGATCGGCCTCAAGCGGCTGGAAGCGCGCCCCACGGCGACGCTGTGCATCGACTGCAAGACCCTGGAGGAAATGCGCGAGCGCCAGGTCGCAAAATAA
- the pnp gene encoding polyribonucleotide nucleotidyltransferase has protein sequence MPTAIKKTFAYGAHTVTIETGEIARQAGGAVIVDMDDTVVLATVVAAKEAKTGQDFFPLTVDYVEKFYAAGRIPGGFFKREGRPTEKETLTSRLIDRPIRPLFPDGFYNEVQVIVTVLSLNPEIDSDIPAMIGASAALAISGVPFNGPIGACRVGYANGEYILNPTVEQLKTSQLNLVVAGTEAAVLMVESEAQELSEEVMLGSVVFGHQQMQAAIRAINELVEVAGKPEWNWQPPAKNEALINRVKELAGAQLEDAFRITSKQARTERVNEIRKNTIATITAELEAAPTGNELKDIFHELEAGIVRSRILAGEPRIDGRDTRTVRPIEIRVGVLPRTHGSALFTRGETQALVVATLGTGRDEQIIDAIAGEYRESFMLHYNFPPFSTGETGRMGVTKRREVGHGRLAKRALIAALPAPQDFSYTVRVVSEITESNGSSSMASVCGGSLALMDAGVPMKEHVAGIAMGLIKEGNRFAVLTDILGDEDHLGDMDFKVAGTERGVTALQMDIKIQGITKEIMQVALAQAGEGRMHILGIMKQSLASHRGEVSEFAPRMITMKINPEKIRDVIGKGGAVIRALQEETGTVIEIEDDGSLTISSVSAEGAQLAKEKIDAITAEVEVGKVYNGTVIRLLDFGAIVNIMPGRDGLLHVSQIANERVNNVADYVKEGQAVRVKVLETDERGKIRLSMKALLDQPAE, from the coding sequence TTGCCTACCGCCATTAAAAAAACATTCGCATACGGCGCGCATACCGTCACCATCGAGACCGGCGAGATTGCTCGTCAGGCAGGTGGTGCCGTCATCGTGGACATGGACGACACCGTGGTCCTCGCCACCGTCGTTGCCGCCAAGGAAGCCAAAACCGGGCAGGACTTCTTCCCCCTCACCGTCGACTACGTCGAGAAGTTCTACGCGGCCGGCCGCATTCCGGGCGGTTTCTTCAAGCGTGAAGGGCGTCCGACCGAGAAGGAAACGCTGACCAGCCGCCTGATCGATCGCCCGATCCGCCCGCTGTTCCCGGACGGCTTCTACAATGAAGTCCAGGTTATCGTCACGGTGCTGTCGCTCAACCCGGAAATCGATTCCGACATTCCGGCGATGATCGGCGCATCCGCCGCGCTGGCAATCTCGGGCGTGCCGTTCAACGGCCCGATCGGGGCCTGCCGCGTCGGTTATGCCAACGGCGAGTACATCCTCAACCCGACTGTCGAGCAGCTCAAGACCAGCCAGCTGAACCTCGTCGTTGCCGGTACCGAGGCGGCGGTTCTGATGGTCGAATCCGAGGCGCAGGAACTCTCGGAAGAAGTGATGCTCGGTTCGGTGGTGTTCGGCCACCAGCAGATGCAGGCGGCGATCCGCGCGATCAACGAACTCGTCGAGGTCGCTGGCAAGCCCGAGTGGAACTGGCAGCCCCCCGCCAAGAACGAGGCGCTCATCAACCGCGTCAAGGAACTCGCGGGCGCCCAGCTCGAGGATGCGTTCCGCATCACCAGCAAGCAGGCCCGTACCGAGCGCGTGAACGAGATCCGCAAGAATACGATCGCTACGATCACCGCGGAGTTGGAAGCAGCGCCGACCGGTAACGAGCTCAAGGACATCTTCCATGAGCTCGAGGCAGGCATCGTGCGCAGCCGCATCCTGGCTGGCGAGCCGCGTATCGACGGCCGCGACACCCGCACCGTTCGCCCGATCGAGATCCGCGTTGGCGTGCTGCCCCGCACGCACGGTTCGGCGCTGTTCACTCGTGGCGAAACCCAGGCTCTCGTTGTCGCGACGCTGGGTACCGGGCGCGACGAACAGATCATCGACGCGATTGCGGGCGAATACCGCGAGAGCTTCATGCTGCACTATAACTTCCCGCCGTTCTCGACCGGCGAAACCGGCCGCATGGGCGTGACGAAGCGTCGCGAAGTCGGTCACGGCCGTCTGGCGAAGCGCGCGCTGATCGCGGCGCTGCCGGCACCCCAAGACTTCAGCTACACGGTCCGCGTCGTGTCGGAAATCACCGAGTCCAATGGCTCGAGCTCGATGGCTTCGGTGTGCGGCGGCTCGCTCGCGCTGATGGACGCCGGCGTGCCGATGAAGGAACACGTGGCCGGCATTGCGATGGGCCTGATCAAGGAAGGCAACCGTTTCGCCGTCCTGACCGACATCCTCGGCGACGAGGACCATCTTGGCGACATGGACTTCAAGGTCGCGGGCACCGAGAGGGGCGTCACGGCGCTGCAGATGGATATCAAGATCCAGGGCATCACGAAGGAAATCATGCAGGTTGCGCTCGCGCAGGCGGGCGAGGGCCGCATGCACATCCTCGGCATCATGAAGCAGTCGCTCGCCTCGCATCGCGGTGAAGTGTCGGAGTTCGCTCCGCGCATGATCACGATGAAGATTAACCCGGAGAAGATCCGCGACGTGATCGGCAAGGGCGGTGCGGTGATCCGTGCGCTGCAGGAGGAGACCGGCACGGTGATCGAGATCGAGGACGACGGCAGCTTGACCATCTCGTCGGTCAGCGCCGAAGGTGCTCAGCTCGCGAAGGAAAAGATCGACGCCATCACGGCCGAGGTCGAGGTTGGCAAGGTGTACAACGGTACCGTTATCCGCCTGCTCGATTTCGGCGCGATCGTGAACATCATGCCGGGTCGCGACGGACTGCTGCACGTGTCGCAGATCGCGAACGAGCGCGTCAACAACGTCGCCGACTACGTCAAGGAAGGTCAGGCCGTGCGCGTCAAAGTCCTCGAGACTGACGAGCGTGGCAAGATCCGCCTGAGCATGAAGGCGCTGTTGGATCAGCCGGCCGAATAA
- the rpsO gene encoding 30S ribosomal protein S15: protein MALDTASKAQIVTDFQRAQGDTGSPEVQVALLTARINGLTGHFKANAKDHHSRRGLLKMVSQRRKLLDYLKGTNADSYRSLIERLGLRK from the coding sequence ATGGCTCTCGATACCGCATCCAAGGCGCAGATCGTCACGGACTTCCAGCGCGCACAAGGCGACACCGGTTCGCCGGAAGTGCAGGTCGCTCTGCTCACCGCCCGCATCAACGGGCTTACCGGCCACTTCAAGGCCAACGCGAAGGATCATCACTCGCGTCGCGGCCTGCTCAAGATGGTTAGTCAGCGTCGCAAGCTGCTCGACTACCTGAAGGGCACGAATGCCGACAGCTATCGCAGCCTGATCGAGCGTCTGGGCCTGCGCAAGTAA
- the truB gene encoding tRNA pseudouridine(55) synthase TruB produces MKAQKQFRHQRRVLDGVLLLDKPQGITSNAALQTARRLLNAAKAGHTGTLDPMATGLLPLTFGEATKFSQMLLDADKEYEATVHLGIETDTGDAEGRPIAEAPVSVAENGVRTALERLTGEIEQIPPMYSALKRDGKPLYEYARAGIEVELMPRRVTIHALELLEFGGETFRIRVACSKGTYIRTIAIDLGRILGCGAHLSALRRTRIGPFAAGSGTVTLAELEAVPADDRERLLAPADALVSHLPEVMLSTLQAGGLLQGRALVYEGRERGLVRVYGEGRFLGLGELGDDGRLLPKRLVATGTAAPQS; encoded by the coding sequence TTGAAAGCGCAGAAACAATTCAGGCACCAGCGCCGCGTGCTGGACGGCGTCCTGCTGCTCGACAAGCCGCAGGGCATCACGTCAAACGCGGCGCTGCAGACGGCGCGCCGCCTGCTCAACGCGGCCAAGGCCGGGCACACCGGTACGCTCGATCCGATGGCGACGGGGCTGTTGCCGCTGACCTTCGGGGAGGCGACGAAGTTCTCGCAGATGCTCCTCGACGCCGACAAGGAATACGAGGCGACGGTTCATCTGGGCATCGAGACGGATACCGGTGATGCCGAAGGGCGTCCGATCGCCGAAGCGCCGGTGTCGGTCGCGGAAAACGGCGTCCGTACCGCGCTGGAGCGCCTAACCGGCGAGATCGAGCAGATCCCGCCGATGTACTCGGCACTCAAGCGCGACGGCAAGCCCCTGTACGAATATGCGCGCGCCGGCATCGAAGTCGAGCTGATGCCGCGCCGCGTCACGATTCACGCGCTTGAGTTGCTGGAATTCGGTGGGGAAACCTTTCGTATCCGGGTTGCATGCAGCAAGGGCACCTACATCCGGACGATTGCGATCGATCTCGGTCGGATTCTCGGTTGCGGGGCGCATCTCTCGGCGCTGCGACGCACGCGCATCGGCCCGTTCGCAGCCGGGTCGGGCACGGTGACGCTCGCAGAACTCGAAGCCGTGCCGGCTGACGACCGGGAACGCTTGCTCGCACCCGCCGATGCGCTGGTGTCGCACCTTCCCGAGGTCATGCTCTCCACCTTGCAGGCGGGCGGTTTGCTGCAGGGGCGTGCGTTGGTTTACGAGGGCCGCGAGCGGGGTCTTGTCAGAGTTTACGGCGAAGGGCGCTTTCTGGGCCTGGGGGAACTGGGCGATGACGGCCGCCTGTTGCCCAAACGCCTCGTTGCAACGGGTACGGCAGCACCGCAGTCTTGA
- the rbfA gene encoding 30S ribosome-binding factor RbfA, producing MPKEYSRSQRVAEQVRRELAELIRLEVKDPRVGFITLTDVEITPDYAHAKVFFTSMRGEEGLDEILTGLRRASGFLRRELGKRVRIHTLPELHFHYDPSVERGSRMSQLIDQVVREDDARHKDEPES from the coding sequence ATGCCCAAGGAGTATTCCCGCAGCCAGCGCGTGGCGGAGCAGGTCCGCCGCGAACTGGCCGAGCTGATCCGGCTGGAAGTGAAGGATCCCCGTGTGGGGTTCATCACGTTGACCGATGTTGAGATCACCCCCGATTACGCGCACGCCAAGGTGTTCTTCACCTCGATGCGCGGCGAGGAGGGGCTCGACGAAATTCTCACCGGACTGCGCCGCGCGAGCGGCTTCCTGCGCCGGGAGCTCGGAAAGCGTGTGCGCATCCACACGCTGCCCGAACTGCATTTCCATTACGACCCGTCCGTCGAGCGCGGCAGCCGCATGTCGCAACTGATCGACCAGGTGGTGCGCGAGGATGATGCGCGCCACAAGGACGAGCCGGAAAGCTGA